The genomic stretch CGAGTACTACCTCAACGAGCAGATGAAGGCGATCCAGAAGGAGCTCGGCGAGCTCGAGGATGCGCCCAACGAGCTAGAGGAGCTGGAGCGCCGCATCCAGAAGTCCGGCATGGGCAAGGACGCGCGCGAGAAAGCCACCTCCGAGCTCAACAAGCTCAAGCTCATGTCGCCCATGTCCGCGGAAGCGACCGTGGTGCGCAACTACATCGACTGGCTGGTGAACGTGCCGTGGAAGCGCCGCACCCGCGTGCGCCACGACCTGGCCGGCGCCCAGGCGGTGCTGGACGAGGACCACTACGGGCTGGAGAAGGTCAAGGAGCGCATCCTCGAGTACCTCGCGGTGCAGCACCGCGTGCAGAAACTCAAGGGCCCGATCCTGTGCCTGGTGGGCCCCCCGGGCGTGGGCAAGACCTCGCTCGGCCAGAGCATCGCCCGCGCCACTAACCGCAAGTTCGTGCGCATGTCGCTGGGCGGCGTGCGGGACGAGGCCGAGATCCGCGGCCACCGCCGCACCTACATCGGCTCCATGCCCGGCAAGATCCTGCAGAACATGTCCAAGGTCGGCACCCGCAACCCGCTGTTCCTGCTGGACGAGATCGACAAGATGTCCATGGACTTCCGCGGTGACCCCTCGTCGGCGCTGCTGGAGGTGCTGGACCCCGAGCAGAACACCACCTTCAACGACCATTACCTGGAGGTGGATTTCGACCTCTCCGAGGTCCTGTTCGTCGCCACCGCCAACACCATGAACATCCCGGCTCCGCTGCTGGACCGCATGGAGGTGATCCGCCTCCCCGGCTACACCGAGGACGAGAAGATCAGCATCGCCAGGAACTACCTGGTGCCCAAGCAGATGCGCAACAACGGCCTCAAGCCGGAGGAGCTGTCCATCGGCGAGGGCACGCTCACCGACATCGTGCGCCATTACACGCGCGAGGCCGGCGTGCGCAACCTGGAGCGCGAGATCTCCAAGATCTGCCGCAAGGTGGTCAAGAACCTGCTGCTGAAGCCCCAGGCAGACAAGGTCGAGGTCAACCCCAAGAACCTGGACGAGTACCTGGGTGTGCAGCGCTTCCGCTACGGCCGCGCCGAGGAGCACGACCAGGTGGGCCAGGTCACCGGCCTCGCCTGGACCGAGGTGGGCGGCGAGCTGCTCACCATCGAGTCGACGGTGGTGCCCGGCAAGGGCAAGCTCATCCACACCGGCCAACTCGGCGGCGTGATGCAGGAGTCCATCCAGGCGGCCATGACCGTGGTTCGCAGCCGCGCCAGCCTGCTCGGCATCGAGCCGGACTTCCACCAGAAGTACGACGTGCACATCCACGTCCCCGAGGGCGCCACGCCGAAGGACGGACCCAGCGCCGGCATCGGCATGTGCACCGCGCTGGTCTCGGCGCTCACCAAGATCCCGGTGCGGGCTGACGTCGCCATGACCGGCGAGATCACCCTGCGCGGCGAGGTGCTGCCGATCGGCGGCCTCAAGGAGAAGCTGCTGGCGGCACACCGCGGCGGTCTCACCACCATCGTCATCCCGCAGGAGAACGAGAAGGACCTGGCGGAGATCCCCAAGAACATCAAGAGCGCACTCGACATCAAGCCCGTGCGCTGGATCGACGATGTGCTCAAGATCGCCCTGCAGCACATGCCGGAGCCCAAGCCGGCCGAGCAGGCCGCCGTGGCCGACGGCGCGCCCAAGGCCGAGCCGGAAGGCGTGCGTCCGCATTGATAAAGTGCGGCCACGTTTTAACTTAAGACGAGAGGCGCGCCTGACGGCGCGCCTCTCTTTATCCAGCCCCGTCAACCACTTGCCGCCGCCTGTGCGTGAGGCGGTGGACCTGTCCGGAGCCGCCGCGGACGGCCGTTTGCACGGAGCTTCCGGTTGACATGCCTTTTCGGCGCTTGGTAGCTTGATGCGCGACCCCCCGTGCTTTCAGGGAGTGCGGGGTCAGAAGACGAAGCTCGAGCCGCCTCCAAGCGGCCGGACGGAAGTATCAAGAGGCCCCCGACAGGGGATACCCATCCAGATCCAGGCAACCCACAAGGTAAATCAACATGAACAAGGCTGAACTGATCCACGCGGTGGCGGAATCGACCAAGCTCTCGCAGGCCGACGCGGATCGCGCGGTGCAGGCGGTGCTCGGCGGCATCACCAATGCGCTCGTCAAGGGCGAGCAGGTGGTGCTCGTGGGCTTCGGCACCTTCACCGTGAAGCAGCGGGCTGCCCGTACCGGTCGCAATCCCCAGACCGGCCAGACCATCCACATCGCCGCCAGCAAGGTTCCGGGTTTCAAAGCTGGCAAAGCCCTGAAGGATGCCGTAAACTAGCGCGCTCTCTGACCGGCCAAGGGGTGTTTAGCTCAGCTGGTAGAGCACCGCCCTTACAAGGCGGGGGTCGTGGGTTCGAGCCCCTCAGCACCCACCATCCGCTGCGGAGCGGTAGTTCAGCTGGTTAGAATACCGGCCTGTCACGCCGGGGGTCGCGGGTTCGAGTCCCGTCCGCTCCGCCATTTGAACTCGAGTGAAGGGCGCCGCAAGGCGCCCTTCACACATGGGAATCCCGACTAGAGGTCTGTCTCCATGGTCATCCAGGCACTACGCGACAACATCCCGAAATGGATCACCGGCCTCATCCTGGGGCTCCTGGTGGTGCCCTTCGCCCTCTGGGGTATCAACTCCTATTTCACGGCCTCGGCCGACAACTCCGCCGCCGTGGTGAACGGCGACGAGATCACGCCCAGCGACTACCAGCGGGCCTACCAGGGCCAGTACGCGCGTCTCGAGCAGTATTACGGCGAGGCCTTCCGGCCGGAGATGATCGACGAGAAGATGTTGCGCCAGCAGGTGCTGGACAGCCTGGTGAACGAGACCCTGCTCAACCAGCAGGTGGCCAAGGACCACTACACCGTCGGTGATGCCCAGCTGGTGGACGCCATCCAGAAGATGTCCCAGTTCCAGGTGGAAGGGAAGTTCTCCACCCAGGTGTACCGCTCCACGCTGGCAGCCTCCGGCCTCACGCCCGAGGAGTTCGAGCGCCGTGACCGCCAGGGCATCGTGGTGGGCCAGTTCCAGGGCTCCATCACCGACAGCGCCATCGCCACCCCGGCCGAGCTCGCCGCCGCCATGGCCGTGCGCGGCCAGCAGCGCGA from Gammaproteobacteria bacterium encodes the following:
- the lon gene encoding endopeptidase La — translated: MLVPVLPLRDVVVYPHMVIPLFVGRDKSIKALDHGMQAGKQILLVSQKSPEVDDPSDKDLNHVGTLSTILQLLKLPDGTVKVLVEGGDRAKILQINDGPYFSAMVTVLRQQGQYDEREADVLMRSALSLFDQYVKLNKKIPPEILTSLAGIDAPGRLADTIAAHMQLKLDEKQKILEIEDVRERLEHVMALIEGEIDVLQIEKRIRTRVKQQMEKSQREYYLNEQMKAIQKELGELEDAPNELEELERRIQKSGMGKDAREKATSELNKLKLMSPMSAEATVVRNYIDWLVNVPWKRRTRVRHDLAGAQAVLDEDHYGLEKVKERILEYLAVQHRVQKLKGPILCLVGPPGVGKTSLGQSIARATNRKFVRMSLGGVRDEAEIRGHRRTYIGSMPGKILQNMSKVGTRNPLFLLDEIDKMSMDFRGDPSSALLEVLDPEQNTTFNDHYLEVDFDLSEVLFVATANTMNIPAPLLDRMEVIRLPGYTEDEKISIARNYLVPKQMRNNGLKPEELSIGEGTLTDIVRHYTREAGVRNLEREISKICRKVVKNLLLKPQADKVEVNPKNLDEYLGVQRFRYGRAEEHDQVGQVTGLAWTEVGGELLTIESTVVPGKGKLIHTGQLGGVMQESIQAAMTVVRSRASLLGIEPDFHQKYDVHIHVPEGATPKDGPSAGIGMCTALVSALTKIPVRADVAMTGEITLRGEVLPIGGLKEKLLAAHRGGLTTIVIPQENEKDLAEIPKNIKSALDIKPVRWIDDVLKIALQHMPEPKPAEQAAVADGAPKAEPEGVRPH
- a CDS encoding HU family DNA-binding protein — protein: MNKAELIHAVAESTKLSQADADRAVQAVLGGITNALVKGEQVVLVGFGTFTVKQRAARTGRNPQTGQTIHIAASKVPGFKAGKALKDAVN